From the Excalfactoria chinensis isolate bCotChi1 chromosome 1, bCotChi1.hap2, whole genome shotgun sequence genome, one window contains:
- the SINHCAF gene encoding SIN3-HDAC complex-associated factor → MFGFHKPKMYRSIEGCCICRAKSSSSRFTDSKRYEKDFQNCFGLHEARSGDICNACVLLVKRWKKLPAGSKKNWNHVVDARAGPSLKTTLKPKKMKTLSGSRIKSNQISKLQKEFKRHNSDAHSTTSSASPAQSPCYSNQSDEGSDTEMSAGSSRTPVFSFLDLTYWKRQKVCCGIIYKGRFGEVLIDTHLFKPCCSNKKSATEKPEQEGPQSPAISTQEEW, encoded by the exons atGTTTGGCTTTCACAAACCGAAGATGTACCGGAGTATAGAGGGCTGCTGTATTTGCAGAGCTAAGTCATCCAGCTCTCGTTTCACTGACAGTAAACGCTACGAAAAGGATTTCCAGAACTGTTTTGG GCTCCACGAGGCCCGCTCAGGAGACATCTGTAATGCCTGTGTCCTTTTGgtgaaaagatggaaaaaattgCCAGCGGGATCCAAAAAAAACTGGAATCAC gTGGTAGATGCCAGGGCTGGACCCAGTctgaaaacaacactgaaaccaaagaaaatgaaaactctCTCTGGAAGCAGAATAAAGAGCAATCAAATCAGCAAGCTGCAAAAAGAATTCAAGCGGCATA acTCTGATGCCCACAGCACCACTTCAAGTGCCTCCCCAGCTCAATCCCCCTGCTACAGCAACCAGTCTGACGAAGGCTCTGACACAGAGATGAGTGCTGGGTCCAGCAGAACAccagttttttcctttctagatCTCACGTATTGGAAAAg GCAAAAGGTCTGCTGTGGAATTATTTACAAAGGGCGTTTCGGGGAAGTCCTCATAGACACTCACCTCTTCAAACCTTGCTGTAGCAATAAAAAGTCTGCCACTGAGAAGCCAGAACAAGAAGGACCACAGTCTCCAGCAATCTCTACCCAAGAGGAGTGGTGA